One genomic region from Bacilli bacterium encodes:
- a CDS encoding class II fructose-bisphosphate aldolase, producing the protein MIINLIDILKLAEKKHCAVGAFNTPNLECINAVIRAAEKLNVPVIISHAELHEGVSPLDVIGPVMVEVAKRASVPVCVHLDHCEHLDYMARALAIGFTGVMYDGSALSYEDNVANTIKAVSMAHKYKAGVEAEIGTLASRENGEQAASGPVYTSPELAVSFCKDTGIDALAPSFGTAHGIYKSKPILDLARVKTIAELTKLPLVMHGGSGVSCDDYRTGIKYGLRKINYYSYMSKAGTMAVKDLLSKQDITFFHDLALAAEQAMEKDAEKAMRIFANL; encoded by the coding sequence ATGATTATTAATTTAATAGATATATTAAAATTAGCAGAAAAAAAACACTGTGCCGTTGGAGCATTCAATACTCCGAATCTCGAATGTATTAATGCGGTAATAAGGGCGGCGGAAAAACTAAATGTTCCCGTCATTATATCCCATGCCGAACTTCATGAGGGAGTATCTCCCTTAGATGTAATCGGCCCAGTTATGGTAGAAGTAGCCAAAAGAGCAAGTGTACCTGTTTGTGTGCACTTAGATCATTGTGAGCATCTCGATTACATGGCTCGGGCGCTGGCCATCGGCTTTACAGGAGTGATGTATGACGGCAGTGCCCTTTCCTATGAAGACAATGTAGCAAATACGATTAAAGCCGTCAGTATGGCGCATAAATATAAGGCAGGAGTCGAAGCCGAAATCGGGACTTTAGCCTCGCGCGAAAACGGAGAGCAGGCTGCAAGCGGACCCGTATATACTTCACCAGAATTAGCTGTTAGTTTCTGCAAGGATACGGGCATTGATGCTTTGGCGCCAAGTTTTGGAACGGCACATGGCATTTATAAATCCAAACCAATTCTTGATTTAGCTCGGGTAAAAACAATTGCCGAGTTGACAAAACTACCGCTGGTTATGCATGGTGGAAGTGGCGTTTCTTGCGATGATTACCGAACAGGAATTAAATACGGATTACGCAAAATCAATTATTATAGTTACATGTCGAAAGCGGGGACTATGGCTGTTAAGGACCTTCTCTCAAAACAAGATATTACTTTTTTTCACGATTTGGCTTTGGCTGCGGAGCAAGCAATGGAAAAAGATGCCGAAAAAGCAATGAGAATTTTTGCCAATTTATAA